The Silene latifolia isolate original U9 population chromosome Y, ASM4854445v1, whole genome shotgun sequence sequence CCACCGCGAACTCGATATTGCTTCTCCTTAAATCGGCATAAGTCTTTCCTATCTTGCTCCGCTCTCATCTTTTCCCGGATCACATGCACTTGGTCTATCATATCTTGGATCATTTGGGGTCCCAACATGACGGTTTCGGTACTATCATCCCAACATATTGGGCTTCGATATTTTCTCCCATATAGGGCCTCAAACGGGGCCATGTCAATGCTTGAAtagtagctattgttgtaggaaaactcaatcaagtcCAATTTTTCCTCCCAAGTACCTCTGAACTCCATGAaacaagctctcaacatgtcctccaaagttTGGATAGTTCTCTCCGTTTTTCCATCCATTGCCAGGTGAATCACCGTACCGTAGTCATCTTCAATTGAGTACCCATGAAGCATTGCAATTCTTGCCAAAATCTAGAGATGAATCTAGAATcacgatctgacacaatgtcctttggtATCCGATGCAACTTAACCACATTCTTTCGGTAGGCGTTAGCTAACTCTACCTTGTTCCAAGTATATTTCATTGGCAGAAAGTAGCCGACTTGGTAAGCCTATCTACAATAACTCAAATCATGCTGTTACCTTTTTGGATCCTAGGTAGTCCCACTATGAAATCCATTGATATCGATTCCCATTTCCATTCTGGCACATCCAAAGGTTGAACTTTCCATTGCGGTCTCTTGTGCTCCTCTTTCATCCTTTGACAAGTCAAACATCTTGCCATAAATTCCGTTACTTGTTTCTTCATACctggccaccaaaacgtcttcttgaAATCTTTGTACAACTTATCACCACTCGGGTGCACTAAGTAAGATGTATTATGAGCTTCATCCATAATCTTCTTCTTAAGTTCATCATCATTGGGTATACACCATCTTCCTTTAAACCTAAGGCTACCATCCACATTTAACTCAAATCTTGATGTTTCGTTCCTCCCCAAAGCTCAtttccactcttgaatcttgggatcatTCACTTTTTTCTCCCGGATTTCATCATATAATTCGGGCTCCAATGTCAAGTCACCATAGCCTTATTTTTTCGGATCACATGAATACCCATATTTCCCACTTCTTCCTTTAACCTCATCATGGATAAAGCGGTACATAAAGAGTGAACCGACTTTCTACTCAAAACATCAACTACGACATTAGCCTTCTGTTCATGGTACACAATATTCATGTCGTAATCCCCAATAACTTTTATCCACCTCCTttgcctcatgttcaactccttttggatGTAAATGTACTTTAAACTTTTATGATCGGAAAATACCTTGAAGGTTGCTACATAAAGCTAATGCCTCGATATTTTCAAGGTGAACACGATGGCATCTAATTCTAAGTCATGAattggataattctcctcatatggtTTCAATTGTTGTGACGCATATGCGTTAACTCTACCACTTTACATGAGTATGCATCCCagtccattctttgaagcatcggtgtaaacctcgaaattctcactTCCTTCCGGCAAAGCCAACACCTGAGCCGTGGTTAGGCTCTCCTTTAGGGTTAGGAAGGATGTATCACAACTCTCGTCCCACTTGAAACGGTTTTGTTTCCTCATCAAGAACGTCAAGGGCCTAGCAATCTTCGAGAAATCCTTTACCAATCTTTGATAATATCCGGCTATACCAAGGAAGCTTTGTATCTCCGCTACATTCCTTGGTGTTGACACGGCTTCTATCTTACTAGGGTCCACGGACACTCCCTCTTTTGACACCATATGCCCTAACAAGgccactttctccaaccaaaacttaCATTTGCTTAGCTTGGCATAGAGTTGATTGTCCCTCAATGTTTGCAACACAATCCTccgtggggtaatatccgtataagaccctttaaattcaggactataacgtaaatttaacatgtgaaatatggtcataaacaaaatacagtaaagaaacgataaagataaagaatcaacctcgggtcctttgatgcacggcgtaaagaacagaaatcaaacgagattccctcctaattgttgcacccaagatttgtccgagaaatgcccttgtgctagaaggtgttctccgattgccttgcaatattgggagaacttgatgtgagtttttctcgagatgtgagatctcggtttcagagaaagcttgatctccaaaaccctagtttttctgtaaatgaaattgtctaggtcaaaaggagagggagcctctccttttgttgcctcggtccgcgggtcatgagaggagggagtgggctttccactttctcctcatttaactcgtgatccgattgaaccgaccccactcgctaaaatgtatatgacgcggtttttattataaatcgtcatcggttatcggctattaaaacatcaactaatagcacgggttagttgaagtattaatacatgtccgacaaagacgatattgtataatttatattcaatatacatttaattaaatataaaacgcttatattcaatttacgaattaactgtttaattcgccttagcccataatatttaatccgtattaaatataatatctcaacatcatattttgactaattactagtcaaataactcggactaactggttagtcaaatttggcatctacatgactgtattttcatactttgtcacatctctcaaacgtatcctataggtgtgacttttagggaccagttgatcaccgccatctgtatgacaataacgtcaaacttatctagcaagccaaccgttattgataaacgtggatcaactgataataataccaaaagtatgccctttgatccttttagaggtttataagtccttgcactaactgttaaggacaccaaccccaacaagctcccacttgtccgtacaagtgtatgtgcaatgacgttatccgcactaactggaggacacaagctccaacaaactcccacttgtccgtacaagtgtatgtgcgataaccgattctcatattcatttaaaatttctcccactcaatgtaaaacaatttgcagatccggatccgcaaaggtcgtattttacaatcgatccgtatctagagtggtttccccgactagagagtaacttaaccgataaaacgaatccgtattcgagcatggccatgcatttcgattctgactcctcgagtggc is a genomic window containing:
- the LOC141629532 gene encoding putative mitochondrial protein AtMg00860, with translation MVSKEGVSVDPSKIEAVSTPRNVAEIQSFLGIAGYYQRLVKDFSKIARPLTFLMRKQNRFKWDESCDTSFLTLKESLTTAQVLALPEGSENFEVYTDASKNGLGCILM